The Microbacterium schleiferi genome contains the following window.
CCTTGGCGGTCGTGATGAGGTCGGGGACGATACCGAACAGGTCGCTGGCGAACATGGCTCCGGTGCGGGCGAAGCCGGTCTGGATTTCGTCGGCGATCAGGACGACACCGTTGGCGTTCGCCCACTCCTGCAGGGCGGGAAGGAAGCCGTCGGCGGGGACGATGAACCCGCCCTCACCCTGGATGGGTTCGATGATGATCGCCGCGACATCCGTCACGCCGACGTGCTTCTCGATGACACCGATCGCCCTCTTGGCGGCCGCGGCACCGTCGAGCCCGTCGCGATAGGGATAGGACATCGGAGCCCGGTAGATCTCCGGGGCAAACGGCCCAAACCCCGCCTTGTAGGGCATGTGCTTGGCGGTGAGGGCCATCGTCAGGTTGGTCCGGCCATGGTAGCCGTGGTCGAAGGCGACGACGGCCTGACGCCCGGTGTGCTTGCGCGCGATCTTGACCGCGTTCTCGACGGCCTCGGCTCCCGAATTGAACAGCGCAGTCTTCTTGTCGTGCTCGCCCGGAGTGATGCGATTGAGAGCCTCGGCGACGGCGACGTAGGGCTCATACGGCGCGACCATGAAACACGTGTGCGTGAACTGAGCAACCTGCTCCTGGACGGCAGCCACCACGGCGGGGTGCGCGTTGCCGACGGAGGTGACGGCGATGCCCGAGCCCAGGTCGACAATCGAGTTGCCGTCGGCGTCCAGCAGGATGCCTCCGCCTGCAGCCACGATCGACAGCGGAGCCGTGTGCCCCACGCCTGCCGACACGGCAGCAGCCTTGCGCGCCATCAGCTCCTGCGAGCGCGGTCCCGGAATGGGCGTGACTAGACGCCGCTCCTGCGGGAGTGTGGGGCCGCCGAGCGGAACCGTGGGGCTATCGAGTTGGCTCATGTCGTGAGAATAGCTGGACGATCGATCGCGCGCGACCCGCGCGACCTGAACGTCGGAATCCGTCGTCGACTGCCACTGACGCGACGGCTCCCGTCGTGGGAGAATCGTCGGGTGATCAATGGCGACGTGTCGTGGTGGTGGCGAGACCTCGGCGGCACCCCACCCCTGCGCGCGTCGCTTTCCGGCGACCTCGCCGTCGACGTCTGCATCGTCGGCGCCGGCTACACCGGACTGTGGACGGCGTACTACCTCAAGCGGGCACAGCCCGACCTGCGGATCTGCATCGTCGAGCAGAGATTCGCCGGCTTCGGGGCATCCGGTCGCAACGGCGGTTGGCTCACGAACTCCGTGACGGGCGGACGCGCGCAGTACGTCGCTCGTCACGGTCGAGACGCGGCGATCGCTCAGCAACGAGCACTCAATGACACCGTGGACGAGGTCATCGAGGTCGCGCGGCGCGAAGGAATTGGCGCCGACATCGTCAAGGGCGGCGAGCTTGAGATCGCCCGCACGCCGGCGCAGCTCGCCAGGCTCCGGACGACCGCGGCCGAAGAGCTGTCGTGGCCGCACACTGACGTGACAGAACTGGATGCCGCAGCCACGCGCGACCGCGTCGAGGTTGCCGGGGTCCTGGGCGGCCTCTGGCATCCGCACTGCGCCCGCATCCACCCGGCAAAGCTCGCTGCCGGTCTCGCCGACACGGTCGAGCGGTCCGGCGTCACGATCGTCGAGAACACGACGGCTCGGTCCATCGAGCCCGGACGCGTGGAGACGGATCGCGGTACCGTGCGCGCGGATGCCGTCATCCGCGCCACCGAGGGTTTCACGGCGAACCTACGCGGCGAGCACCGCACATGGCTGCCGATGAACTCGTCGATGATCGTCACCGAGCCGCTGCCGAGCGGGGTGTGGGACACGATCGGCTGGGCGGGGAGAGACACCCTCGGCGACGCGGCGCACGTCTACATGTACGCGCAGCGCACCGCGGACGATCGCATCGCGTTCGGCGGCAGAGGGGTTCCGTATCGCTACGGGTCTCGCGTCGACACGGATGGTCGGACGCAGGAGCGCACGATCCGTTCGCTCGCGGGTCTCTTGCACGACTTCTTCCCCGCGACGCGCGGTGTACCTCTCGCCCACGCGTGGGCGGGCGTCCTCGGTGTGCCGCGCGACTGGTCAGCGACCGTCGGTTTCGACCTCGCAACCGGGCTCGGGTGGGCCGGAGGTTACGTCGGGACGGGAGTAACGGCGACGAACCTCGCGGGACGGACCCTGGCTGACCTCGTGCTGCGCCGCGACACCGACCTCGCCCGGCTGCCCTGGGTGGACCATCGCGCCAGGCGCTGGGAAATCGAGCCCCTGCGCTGGAGCGCCGTGAATGCCATCTACACCGCCTACCGCAGCGCCGACCGGATCGAGGCGCGGGGTGGGGCAAGAACGTCGGCGCTCGCCCGGGTCGCCGACCTCATCGCCGGTCGCTGACCTCGACACGTGGCCGCGGGCTCAGTCGGGTGCGTGGGCCTCAAGAAACTCGTAGACATCCGTCGTGTCAACACCCGGGAACGCCCCGGTGGGGAGCGTGGCCAGCAGGGTGCGGGGGTACGCACGTTCGGCCAGGAGTGACCGCGCCAGGATGACTCGAGATCTGCCGGCGCGCGGCGGCAGCACACCTCGACCGAGTGGCGCGACACCCCGCGGTTCGTGGTCTCGCGCCCGATGAACCACTTGGTGTCATCGAAGCGCACGCCCACGCTGATCGAGTGCAGCCCCTCGGATGACGGTTCGACGCGGGCCGTGCACCAGTAGGTGCCGTTGCCGGTGTCGGTGTACTGGAAGTAGGGGTTGAACCGGTCGGGGATGTCGAACACGACGCGGCTGGTCCACTTCCGGCAGCACATCTGGCCTTCAATGGAACCGAACCGGTCGGTGGGGAAGTTCACGTCGTCGTTCTCGTACGCCTTCGTGATCGTGCCGGACTCGTGGACCTTCAGGAAGTGCACGGGTAGGTCCAGGTGCACGGTGGCGAGGTTCGTGAAGCGGTGCGCCGCCGTCTCGTACGAGACGGAGTACGCGTCGCGGAGGTCCTCGATCGAGAGAGCCCGGCGCGTCTTGGCCTCCCGCAGAAAGGGCACAACGTCATCTTCGGGCATCAGGAGCGCACCCGTGAGGTAGTTGATCTCCACGCGCTGGCGCAGGAAGTCACCGTAACTGGCGGGCTCGTCGTGGCCGAGAATACGGCTCGCCAACGACTGCAGCACGGCGGTGCGGGCATCCCGCTTGCTCGCAATCGTGCTCGAAAGGTAGAGCCGCCCGTTCTTCAGATCGAGCACACTGCGGGTGGTCAGCGGAACATCCGAGACGTAGTGGATCGTGAAGCCCAGGTGCGCCGCGATATCGGATGCCGTGCGCTGCGTGAGTGGGCCGCCCGTGTGCCCGACGGCGGCCAGTAGATCACGCGCGTGCGACTCGAGGTCGGCGAAGTAGTTGTTCTGACCGGTCATGAGCCGGCGCAGCGACAGGTTCGCCCGGCGGGCCACCTCGGGCGTCGCCGCACGCTCGTCCCGGAGGCGCTCGATCTCTGCGTGGAGCGACAGCATCGCGGTCAGCACCTCGTCGGGAACGCCGCGGCCGATCCGGAACGGCGCGATCCCCAGCGCCTGGAACGTCGAGCCGCGCATAGCTCGTTCGAGCGAGACCTCCATGCTGGATCGCTCGTCGAGCGGCGCGGCCTCCAGCAGCACCTCGAGAGTTGTCCCCAGAGCCCGCGCGATCGCCTGCAGGAGGGTGAGTTTGGGCTCGCGCCGCCCGTTCTCGATCATCGAGAGCTGGCTCGGGGCCCGGCCCACGGCCGCGGCGAGATCATCGAGAGTCATCCCGCGCTGGGTCCGCACCTGCCGGATGCGGCGCCCGATCGTGAGGGTATCGACGGCATCGTCGTCAGGGACACCGCCGAACTCTGTCATCTCTTCGGGCACACGCAGCTCGGTCATGGCCGCGATTCTGTCACATCAGCAGAATATTGATCAATCTTCACAGCCCAAATGGCCAGCTTCGGTCTCAAACTTCACGCACAGTGGTGTTCAGGACCCGCTACTGACCAGGACGCGGATCACGGAGACCCCGCACCGGAGCACCCGCCGGACGGAGCATCCTCGACCACTACTCGCTCGCCCAGGAAGGACGCGCCATGACTCCCTCCACCACCACTCCGATGCCCACCCGCTCGACGCCGGTTTCGCGGCCGACTGCCACCGCAGCTCGCGCGCCCCAGATCGAGGTCACCGGGCCGATCCGCGAGCGCTACGACGAGATCCTCACGCCCGACGCGCTCGCCTTCCTCACCGCCCTCCACTCCCGCTTCTCCGCCCGTCGCCACGACCGGCTCGCCGACCGGATGCGTCGCCGCTTCGAGATCGGCAACGGCCACGACCCCCAGTTCCGCGACGACACGGCTCACATCCGTGACGACAGTGAGTGGCAGGTTGCCGGCGCCGGCCCCGGTCTCGAAGACCGCCGTGTCGAGATCACGGGGCCCACTGACCCGAAGATGACCATCAACGCGCTCAACTCCGGTGCGAAGGTGTGGCTGGCCGACCAGGAAGACGCCACGAGCCCCACCTGGAAGAACGTCATCGAAGGACAGCTGAGCCTGTTTGACGCCATCCGCGGCCAGCTGCAGTTCACGAGTTCCGAAGGCAAGAGCTACGCGGTCACCGCCGAACAGACCCCGACGATCGTGATGCGCCCGCGCGGCTGGCACCTCATCGAGAAGCACCTGCGCTACACCGACCGCACGGGACGCGCGATGGATGCCTCCGGGTCGCTCGTGGACTTCGGCCTGTACTTCTTCCACAACGCACAGCAGCTGATCGAGAACGGGGTGGGTCCGTACTTCTACATCGCCAAGCTCGAGTCCAGCGAAGAAGCCAAGCTCTGGGACGACATCTTCACCTTCAGCGAGCAGTACATCGGCATCCCGCACGGGACGATCCGCGCGACGGTGCTGATCGAGACGCTGCCGGCCGCGTTCGAGATGGAGGAGATCCTCTTCGAGATGCGCGACCACATCGCCGGGCTCAACGCCGGCCGCTGGGACTACATCTTCTCGATCATCAAGAACTACCGGGGCCGTGGCGCACGCTTTGTGCTGCCCGACCGCAGCGAGGTGACGATGACGGTGCCGTTCATGCGGGCATACACCGAGTTGCTCGTGAAGACCTGCCACAAGCGCGGCGCCTTCGCGATCGGCGGGATGAGCGCGTTCATCCCCAACCGCCGCGACCCCGAGGTGACCGAGCGCGCCTTCGAGAAGGTGGCAGCCGACAAGAAGCGCGAAGCCGGTGACGGTTTCGACGGCACGTGGGTGGCCCACCCCGACCTCATCCCCGTTGCGCGGGCCGAGTTCGACGCCGTGCTCGGCGACCGCCCCAACCAGGTGGACCGCCAGCGTCCCGACGTGAGGGTGCGCGCCGCCGACCTCATCGACGTGCACATCGGCCGGCCGATCACCGCCGCCGGTGTCTACGGCAACGTCTCGGTGGCCATCCGCTACATCGAGGCGTGGCTGCGGGGCCTGGGCGCCGTCGCGATCGACAACCTCATGGAGGATGCCGCGACCGCCGAGATCAGCCGCTCGCAGATCTGGCAGTGGATCCACCAGGACCGCTCGACCGAAGAGGGCACGCCGATCACCCGGGACTACGTCGAGGGCCTGATCACTCAGGTGCTCGACGAGGTCGAGAGATCGGAGGGTGACCGCTTCGATGACGCCGCCACGATCTTCCGCGACGTCGCCCTCGGCCAGGAGTTCCCGGCCTTCCTCACTCTCCCCGCCTACGCACGTTTCCTGACGGAGACCGACTGACCGGCTCGACGAGCCGCCCGTCACCCCACGAAAAGGACAGGACATGACCGCCTACCAGGACGACATCGCCGCCATCCAGGACCTCAAGCAGCAGCACGGCTCCAGCTGGGATGCCATCAGCCCCGAGTCCGTCGCACGGATGCGGGCCCAGAACCGCTTCCGTACGGGGCTGGAGATCGCGCAGTACACCGCCGACATCATGCGCCGCGATATGGCCGAGTACGACGCCGATTCCTCGCTGTACACCCAGTCACTCGGTGTCTGGCACGGCTTCATCGGCCAGCAGAAGCTGATCTCGATCAAGAAGCACCTCAAGAGCACGAACAAGCGCTACCTCTACCTCTCGGGGTGGATGGTCGCAGCTCTCCGCTCGGAGTTCGGGCCCCTGCCCGATCAGTCGATGCATGAGAAGACGGCGGTGCCGGCCCTCATCGAAGAGCTGTACACGTTCCTGCGCCAGGCCGATGCCCGCGAGCTCGATCTGCTGTTCACGAAGCTCGACGCAGCCCGCGCCGCAGGCGACGAGACGGCAGCCGAGTTCATCCAGTCGCAGATCGACACGTACGAGACCCACGTCGTGCCGATCATCGCCGACATCGATGCCGGCTTCGGAAACCCCGAGGCCACGTATCTGCTGGCCAAGAAGATGATCGAGGCCGGCGCCTGCGCCATCCAGATCGAGAACCAGGTCTCGGATGAGAAGCAGTGCGGCCACCAGGACGGCAAGGTGACGGTTCCGCACGAGGACTTCATCGCCAAGCTCACCGCGGTGCGCTACGCCTTCCTCGAGCTCGGAATCGACAACGGCATCATCGTCGCCCGCACCGACTCGCTCGGCGCGGGGCTGACGCAGAAGCTCGCCGTCACCCACCAGCCGGGCGATCTCGGTGACCAGTACAACTCCTTCCTGGATGTCGAGGAGATCTCGGAGGCCGAGCTCGGCAACGGGGATGTCATCATCAAGCGGGACGGGAAGCTGCTGCGACCCAAGCGTCTGCCCAGCAACCTCTACCAGTTCCGTTCCGGCACCGGTGAACAGCGCTGCGTGCTGGACTGCATCACGTCGCTGCGAAACGGCGCCGACCTGCTGTGGATCGAGACCGAGAAGCCGCACGTGGAGCAGATCGCGGGGATGGTCGACGCGATTCGGGAGGAGATCCCGAACGCGAAGCTCGTCTACAACAACAGCCCGTCGTTCAACTGGACGCTCAACTTCCGTCAGCAGGCCTACGACACGCTCGCCGCGGAGGGGAAGGATGTCTCGGCCTACGACCGGTCAGACCTCATGAGCGTGGAGTACGACGGCACCGAGCTCGCACGCCTGGCCGACGAGAAGATCCGCACGTTCCAGCGCGACGGGTCTGCCCGGGCCGGGATCTTCCACCACCTCATCACCCTGCCGACCTACCACACGGCTGCCCTGTCGACCGATGACCTGGCCAAGGGGTACTTCGGCGACGAGGGAATGCTCGCCTACGTGCGAGGTGTGCAGCGCCGCGAGATCCGCGAGGGCATCGCCACCGTCAAGCACCAGAACATGGCAGGCAGCGACATCGGCGACAACCACAAGGAGTACTTCGCCGGCGATGCCGCCCTGAAGGCCGGCGGTCAGCAGAACACGATGAACCAGTTCAGCTGATCATCGACCAGACACGGATGCCCCGGACGACGCCGTCCGGGGCATCCGTCATGTCGGCGCGCGAGCACTCAGGCGGTGCCGCGCTCCCACTCCGCGCACGTGCCAACCAGTGAGCTCTGCGCGGGCTCGTCAGCCGATCTCGCCGGCGGCAACGACGTCGGCGAGCCCCGCGACGCGCGACAGGTGATGCGCGCCATACGCGTCGGCATCACGGATGCGGCGGGCGTCGGCATCCGTCTGAGTCTCGTGAGCGAGCGTGGCAGCGAGCATCCGCGCGTGCATCAACCCGCCGGCGACGAACCCGAGGAGCATGAGGTACGGGACGCTCACGGCATATGCGTCGCGGGTCATCCCGAACGCGATCAGCTGTGCCGTGGCCGCCTCGGCCGCCACGCGGGCGCGTTCGAGGCGCTCTGCGGTGCGCGCCGCGACCGGGTGGTCGAGTCCCTCGAGCGCGGCGGTGGCCTCGGCGACCTCGTCGAGCACGCGGGCGACTGTCGCTCCGCCGTCACGGATGACCTTGCGGCCGATGAGATCGTTGGACTGGATCGCGGTCGTGCCCTCGTAGATCGGCATGATGCGGGCGTCGCGGTAGTGCTGGGGCGCTCCGGATTCCTCGATGAAGCCCATGCCGCCGTGCACCTGGATCGCATCCGACGTGATCCGTAGCGCCTCCTCGGTCGTCCACCCCTTGAAGATCGGGACGAACAGCTCGGCAAGACGGATGCCGTCGGCATCCTCCGCGCGATCGAAGAGGTCGCCAACGTAGACGCCGAGTGCGCGCATGGCGCTGATCTCGCTCGACATCGACAGCAGCAGGCGGCGCACATCGGGGTGCTCGGCGATCGGGGTTCCGTCTGGGCGATCCAGGACGGAACCCTGCATGCGCTCCTCGGCATACGCCCGCGAGCGCTGGTAGGCACGGTCGCTGATGCCGGTAGCCTGCAGCCCCATGCCCACGCGCGCGGAGTTCATCATGACGAACATTCCGGCCAGTCCCCCGTGGAGTTCTCCGACGAGGAAGCCGGTTGCGCCGTCGTAGTCCAGGACGCAGGTCGGGCTGCCGTGGATGCCGAGCTTGTGCTCGACCGAAACAGTCGTGATGGCGTTGCGCTCCCCCGGCGCCCCTGACGCGTCGGGGAGGAACTTCGGCGCAACGAACAGCGAAATGCCCTTCGCCCCTGCGGGGGCATCCGGGGTGCGCGCAAGCACGAGGTGCACGATGTTGTCTGCAACGTCGTGATCGCCCCACGTGATGAAGATCTTCTGACCCTTCAACGACCAGGTGCCGTCATCGTTGGGCGTGGCCATCGTGCGGATCGCCCCGAGGTCGGTGCCCGCCTGCGGCTCGGTGAGGTTCATGGTGCCGGTCCACTCGCCGCTGACGAGCTTGGTCAGGTATTGCTCGCGCAGCTCGTCGGAGGCGTAGGCATCCAGCGCGTGGATCGCGCCGGTGGTGAGCGCACTACAGAGGGCGAACGAGGTGTTGGCAGCGTTCCACATCTCGCCGAGCCCCGCCTGAACGAGGGCGGGGAGCCCATCGCCACCGGCGGACTCGGGGGCCTCGGCGGTGATCCAGCCCGCCTCGACGACGGCACGGTACGCCTCGGGGAAGCCGGCCGGGGTCTTCGCCTGGCCGTCGATGACCGTCACCCCCTCGCGGTCACCCGACATGTTCAGTGGCGCGAGCACCTCGGATGCCAGCTCACCCGCCGCTGCCAGCG
Protein-coding sequences here:
- the gabT gene encoding 4-aminobutyrate--2-oxoglutarate transaminase; translated protein: MSQLDSPTVPLGGPTLPQERRLVTPIPGPRSQELMARKAAAVSAGVGHTAPLSIVAAGGGILLDADGNSIVDLGSGIAVTSVGNAHPAVVAAVQEQVAQFTHTCFMVAPYEPYVAVAEALNRITPGEHDKKTALFNSGAEAVENAVKIARKHTGRQAVVAFDHGYHGRTNLTMALTAKHMPYKAGFGPFAPEIYRAPMSYPYRDGLDGAAAAKRAIGVIEKHVGVTDVAAIIIEPIQGEGGFIVPADGFLPALQEWANANGVVLIADEIQTGFARTGAMFASDLFGIVPDLITTAKGIAGGLPLAAVTGRAEIMDASHTGGLGGTYGGNPVACAAALAAIEVYETEDLSARARHIGEVLEGRLREIQASDPRLGDIRGRGAMMAVEFIDPATGDPDAALTSRVVRAALDEGVLMLTCGTYGNVIRFLPPLVIGDDLLDDALDVLAHVLTSS
- a CDS encoding NAD(P)/FAD-dependent oxidoreductase — translated: MINGDVSWWWRDLGGTPPLRASLSGDLAVDVCIVGAGYTGLWTAYYLKRAQPDLRICIVEQRFAGFGASGRNGGWLTNSVTGGRAQYVARHGRDAAIAQQRALNDTVDEVIEVARREGIGADIVKGGELEIARTPAQLARLRTTAAEELSWPHTDVTELDAAATRDRVEVAGVLGGLWHPHCARIHPAKLAAGLADTVERSGVTIVENTTARSIEPGRVETDRGTVRADAVIRATEGFTANLRGEHRTWLPMNSSMIVTEPLPSGVWDTIGWAGRDTLGDAAHVYMYAQRTADDRIAFGGRGVPYRYGSRVDTDGRTQERTIRSLAGLLHDFFPATRGVPLAHAWAGVLGVPRDWSATVGFDLATGLGWAGGYVGTGVTATNLAGRTLADLVLRRDTDLARLPWVDHRARRWEIEPLRWSAVNAIYTAYRSADRIEARGGARTSALARVADLIAGR
- the aceB gene encoding malate synthase A codes for the protein MPTRSTPVSRPTATAARAPQIEVTGPIRERYDEILTPDALAFLTALHSRFSARRHDRLADRMRRRFEIGNGHDPQFRDDTAHIRDDSEWQVAGAGPGLEDRRVEITGPTDPKMTINALNSGAKVWLADQEDATSPTWKNVIEGQLSLFDAIRGQLQFTSSEGKSYAVTAEQTPTIVMRPRGWHLIEKHLRYTDRTGRAMDASGSLVDFGLYFFHNAQQLIENGVGPYFYIAKLESSEEAKLWDDIFTFSEQYIGIPHGTIRATVLIETLPAAFEMEEILFEMRDHIAGLNAGRWDYIFSIIKNYRGRGARFVLPDRSEVTMTVPFMRAYTELLVKTCHKRGAFAIGGMSAFIPNRRDPEVTERAFEKVAADKKREAGDGFDGTWVAHPDLIPVARAEFDAVLGDRPNQVDRQRPDVRVRAADLIDVHIGRPITAAGVYGNVSVAIRYIEAWLRGLGAVAIDNLMEDAATAEISRSQIWQWIHQDRSTEEGTPITRDYVEGLITQVLDEVERSEGDRFDDAATIFRDVALGQEFPAFLTLPAYARFLTETD
- a CDS encoding isocitrate lyase; this encodes MTAYQDDIAAIQDLKQQHGSSWDAISPESVARMRAQNRFRTGLEIAQYTADIMRRDMAEYDADSSLYTQSLGVWHGFIGQQKLISIKKHLKSTNKRYLYLSGWMVAALRSEFGPLPDQSMHEKTAVPALIEELYTFLRQADARELDLLFTKLDAARAAGDETAAEFIQSQIDTYETHVVPIIADIDAGFGNPEATYLLAKKMIEAGACAIQIENQVSDEKQCGHQDGKVTVPHEDFIAKLTAVRYAFLELGIDNGIIVARTDSLGAGLTQKLAVTHQPGDLGDQYNSFLDVEEISEAELGNGDVIIKRDGKLLRPKRLPSNLYQFRSGTGEQRCVLDCITSLRNGADLLWIETEKPHVEQIAGMVDAIREEIPNAKLVYNNSPSFNWTLNFRQQAYDTLAAEGKDVSAYDRSDLMSVEYDGTELARLADEKIRTFQRDGSARAGIFHHLITLPTYHTAALSTDDLAKGYFGDEGMLAYVRGVQRREIREGIATVKHQNMAGSDIGDNHKEYFAGDAALKAGGQQNTMNQFS
- a CDS encoding acyl-CoA dehydrogenase, translating into MADTSAYVPPVDDYAFLFAEAFGEDVVARATGGALSAEDAVDALAAAGELASEVLAPLNMSGDREGVTVIDGQAKTPAGFPEAYRAVVEAGWITAEAPESAGGDGLPALVQAGLGEMWNAANTSFALCSALTTGAIHALDAYASDELREQYLTKLVSGEWTGTMNLTEPQAGTDLGAIRTMATPNDDGTWSLKGQKIFITWGDHDVADNIVHLVLARTPDAPAGAKGISLFVAPKFLPDASGAPGERNAITTVSVEHKLGIHGSPTCVLDYDGATGFLVGELHGGLAGMFVMMNSARVGMGLQATGISDRAYQRSRAYAEERMQGSVLDRPDGTPIAEHPDVRRLLLSMSSEISAMRALGVYVGDLFDRAEDADGIRLAELFVPIFKGWTTEEALRITSDAIQVHGGMGFIEESGAPQHYRDARIMPIYEGTTAIQSNDLIGRKVIRDGGATVARVLDEVAEATAALEGLDHPVAARTAERLERARVAAEAATAQLIAFGMTRDAYAVSVPYLMLLGFVAGGLMHARMLAATLAHETQTDADARRIRDADAYGAHHLSRVAGLADVVAAGEIG